The following is a genomic window from Nitrospira sp..
TATTTCGGCCGATACCATGCGCTACCGCAATACGATTATTCGAGCCCTGGAAGCCGGCAGCCAGGCGGATTTCGAACGCATCACGGAGTCGCTCCCCATCCAGCGGGCGAAAATTCAACATGCCATCGACCGGTACGCGGCGGCCGGCCTGCGTGTCTCGCGAAGCGGACGAAGCGAACCGGAAGACATTGAATCTGTTCGGCGCAGTCTCGATCAATACTTCTCCGCCGCCAGCACCACCGTCCAGCTCTTGACCCAAGAATGGAAGGCCACCTCCCCAGCAGCGCGCGAGGCCTTGCGTCGAAAAGCGGAAGAGCATGCCTCCGACAATGGCGGTTCCAAAATGATTCAAGTCAGCTTGTCCCTCGACCATTTATTGATTACCGTGGCCGATGTGGCGAAAGATATGCGCGACGAAGGAACCAAGACGGTTCAGGCCAGCAGCATGACCTTAGTCGGCGGGAGTTTCTTTATTGCAGTGCTCAATCTATTCATGGGCAAGCGCCGAAAGCAGGTCGATCCCGACGGCGATGCGGCTGAAGACCTTCCGTCCGGCACGATCGACCGGGAGCATCTCGACGAACCATCCGCGCCGCCCATCCCGAGCGAGACCCACTAACAGGATGCTCAAAAAGGCTGTCCAGCAAGGCCGCAGCGAGAGAGGAGGCGAGGCGTACGCTTCAGTACGTTGAGCCTCTGAACGACGCGAGAACGCCGCTGGCAGACTTTTTCAGCATCCTGCTAATCAGGCGGGCGTCCGACGGCCCGAAGAAGTTCGGCCCGTTCGTCGGGCGAGAGTTCCTTCCAGCTTCCCGGCCCCAATCCGGCAATGCCAATGTGCATGATCCTGACACGGTGCAGCCCCGTCACCCGGTAGCCCAGCGCTTGGCACATGCGCCGGATCTGGCGATTGCGCCCCTCCGTCAACACGATGCGAAATCGGTTCGGCCGCATGCGCTCCATCCGGCACGGTTTCGTCCGGCTGCCGAGAATCTCGACCCCCGCCGCCATCTTCTGAAGGAACGTCTCATCGAAGGGGCGATCGACATCCACCGCATATTCCCGTTCATGGCCGAATTCCACGCGCAGGATTTCATTGACGATATTGCCGTCATTCGTGAGTAGAATCAGGCCGGATGAATCTTTGTCCAGCCGTCCGATCGGGAAAATCCGCTCGGAATGCCCGATTTCGGCAATGATATTCCGAGGCACATGCGCCTCGCTCGTCGTCGTCACCCCAACCGGCTTGTGATACTTGATATAGATCGCGGCCTGGCCCCAGGGAATAACTATTCCATCACAGGCAACGACATCCGTCCGGTTCACCCGATCTCCCAATGTCGCGACAATCCCATTGACCGTTACGCGGCCGGACTCGACCCGATGATCCGCTTCGCGTCTAGAACAAATGCCCTGTTCGGTGAAGAATTTATTGATGCGGATGGGAGAAGCCGGCGCGGGCTGAGCATCGCGCGACATCGCAGGCAAACGCCCTAGTGAACCCGGCGGCCGGCTTTGATTCGGCCAAGCATGCGGTAGATCAAGCGGGCAATGGTAAATTGCGGCGCGACAAACCCCTCGATCGGAGCGATCTCGCTAATGTCCATGCCGACAATCCCAGGCCCATTGGCCAACGCCGTGATCAAATGCAGCGTATCGTACCAACCGAGTCCGCCCGGCTCCGGGGTCCCCAGAGCGGGAATGATGGCGCTATCCAATCCATCGCAATCGAACGTCAGATAGACCGGCCCCGTGCAAGCGGCCACGACCTCAGGCACCCAGCGCGCGGCACGGCCTTCGTACGGGCCGGATGGATCAAGAATCGACGCCGCAAAGAACGTGGAAATACGCTTGGATGTCTTGATCCGTTCAATTTCTTCCTGGCAGATCGACCGAATCCCGACCTGGACGAGTGGATGTCCATCATCGACGACTCGCGCCATGACACTGGCGTGGCTGAACGGATTTCCCCCATAGGCCTGGCGGAGATCGCCATGCGCGTCGATTTGCACCACACACAAATCGGGATACCGTTTCGCGTGGGCCCGGATCGCCCCGAGCGCGCCAGTATGTTCACCGGTCAGAGTCACAAGAAACCGGCCGGTTCCGACATGAGGCGCCACATACGACTGAATTGCGTCGACCGCCTGTCCGTCCACTCGTCCTTGCAGATCGAGCGTCGTCGCGGTCGCAATCCCGCCCCATTCACGGAACGGCTCGTATCCGAGCTGTTCATCGTAGACCTCGACTTGAGCGGAGGCTTCAAGAATAGCAGAGGGCCCGCGGTCCGACCCGAGGATGTAGCTGGAGGTATGCTCGTATGGAGCCGGCAGGACGTAGACGCCCGCTTGATCTGGATGGCACCAAGGCTCATCGATGCCAAGGAAATTGCGATCCTGGCCTTCCCAACCGGCAGGCAATGTCATAACGGTTCTTCCGCCACCAATACTGGCATGAGAGGCATGCAGCGACGCACCAGGCCCACGCGGATTAACGGCGCGAGGACTTGGGAATATTTTCTTCTGGAATAAAGACGGCCAAGGCAATGACGGTCGTCCACATGTTCGGCTTGCCGACGGCCGACTGCGTGATATTCAACGTGCGCACGATTTTTCCGCCCACCTTAAAAACCTGCTCGCGCTCTTTCCATGCAATGTCCGGATCGAACTCGACCCCCAATGTCGTCGCCAGCATTTGTGCGGCGAGG
Proteins encoded in this region:
- a CDS encoding 4HBMCP1 domain-containing protein (MaGe:77307440); the encoded protein is MGLFDRLPIPKPTGAQLLISALIAAIGWYSGQTLSQVDEDLRIMYTEYTLGATDLAHISADTMRYRNTIIRALEAGSQADFERITESLPIQRAKIQHAIDRYAAAGLRVSRSGRSEPEDIESVRRSLDQYFSAASTTVQLLTQEWKATSPAAREALRRKAEEHASDNGGSKMIQVSLSLDHLLITVADVAKDMRDEGTKTVQASSMTLVGGSFFIAVLNLFMGKRRKQVDPDGDAAEDLPSGTIDREHLDEPSAPPIPSETH
- a CDS encoding Agmatinase 1 (MaGe:77307442), encoding MTLPAGWEGQDRNFLGIDEPWCHPDQAGVYVLPAPYEHTSSYILGSDRGPSAILEASAQVEVYDEQLGYEPFREWGGIATATTLDLQGRVDGQAVDAIQSYVAPHVGTGRFLVTLTGEHTGALGAIRAHAKRYPDLCVVQIDAHGDLRQAYGGNPFSHASVMARVVDDGHPLVQVGIRSICQEEIERIKTSKRISTFFAASILDPSGPYEGRAARWVPEVVAACTGPVYLTFDCDGLDSAIIPALGTPEPGGLGWYDTLHLITALANGPGIVGMDISEIAPIEGFVAPQFTIARLIYRMLGRIKAGRRVH